A single Dasypus novemcinctus isolate mDasNov1 chromosome 4, mDasNov1.1.hap2, whole genome shotgun sequence DNA region contains:
- the OLIG1 gene encoding oligodendrocyte transcription factor 1, producing MYYAVSQACVNAVPATMLRPQRPGDAQLGASLYELVGYRQPPSSSSSASSSSSSATATLLPKAAREKAEALAEPPGPGPGPSAHAGGGARADAKEEQQQQLRRKINSRERKRMQDLNLAMDALREVILPYSAAHCQGAPGRKLSKIATLLLARNYILLLGSSLQELRRALGEGTGPAAPRLLLAGLPLLAAAPGSVLLAPGAVAPPDALRPAKYLSLALDEPPCGQFALPGGGAGGGGAGSPGLCTCAVCKFPHLVPAGLGLAAVQAQFSK from the coding sequence aTGTACTATGCGGTTTCCCAGGCGTGCGTGAACGCGGTCCCCGCGACCATGCTGCGGCCACAGCGGCCTGGAGACGCGCAGCTCGGGGCCTCCCTCTACGAGCTGGTGGGCTACCGGCAgccaccctcctcctcctcctccgcttcctcctcctcctcctccgccaCGGCCACCCTCCTTCCCAAGGCGGCGCGCGAGAAGGCGGAGGCGCTGGCCGAACCGCCGGGTCCCGGGCCGGGCCCGAGCGCGCACGCGGGCGGCGGCGCCCGGGCGGACGCCaaggaggagcagcagcagcagctgcggCGCAAGATCAACAGCCGCGAGCGGAAGCGCATGCAGGACCTGAACCTGGCCATGGACGCGCTGCGCGAGGTCATCCTCCCCTACTCGGCGGCGCACTGCCAGGGCGCGCCGGGCCGCAAGCTCTCCAAGATCGCCACGCTGCTGCTCGCCCGCAACTACATCCTCCTGCTGGGCAGCTCGCTGCAGGAGCTGCGCCGCGCGCTCGGCGAGGGCACCGGGCCCGCCGCGCCGCGCCTGCTGCTGGCCGGCCTGCCCCTGCTGGCCGCCGCGCCCGGCTCCGTGCTCCTGGCGCCCGGCGCCGTGGCGCCCCCCGACGCGCTGCGCCCCGCCAAGTACCTGTCGCTGGCGCTCGACGAGCCGCCATGCGGCCAGTTCGCGCTCcccggcggcggcgcgggcggcggcggcgcgggcagTCCCGGTCTCTGCACCTGCGCGGTCTGCAAGTTCCCGCACCTGGTCCCGGCCGGTCTGGGCCTGGCCGCGGTGCAGGCGCAGTTCTCCAAGTGA